From Streptomyces yatensis, one genomic window encodes:
- a CDS encoding MFS transporter produces the protein MDADPKPPAPQPHPGAPTPRGRRPVAAALMLGMALAALDSTIISTAVPQIVGDLGGFSVFSWLFSGYLLAVTVSLPLYGKLSDTFGRKPILLAGIVVFLIGSLLCAAAWNMASLIAFRIVQGLGGGALQGTIQVVAADLYPLKERPKIQARLSSVWALSSVAGPAIGGVLAGYADWRWIFLINLPVGALAFLLITRHLHEPRRHREGRPRIDWAGALGVFLTGGLLLTALVQGGVAWDWLSAPSLTMLGGAAVCAAATVWIERRAAEPIIPGWVWRRRTISAVNLAFAALGLLMIAPTVFLPTYAQSVLGLGPIPAGFVLSTMTLSWPIAAALSSRVYNRVGFRRCAITGMTAATVILAAFPLLPYPGAAWQPALIMLLLGGALGLFQLPLIIGVQSSVEWAERGTATASILFCRQVGQSLGAALFGAVANATLASRLTEAPDAIRPGLPDDLDSVSRALEHPGALTDQAAGYLRRAVDTAVDHVYLGSATAALLALLVLVFLAPRRFPVRTEAEAETES, from the coding sequence ATGGACGCTGACCCCAAACCCCCCGCACCCCAGCCGCACCCCGGCGCCCCCACCCCCCGCGGCCGCCGCCCCGTCGCCGCCGCCCTCATGCTCGGCATGGCGCTGGCCGCGCTCGACTCGACCATCATCTCCACCGCCGTACCGCAGATCGTCGGCGACCTCGGCGGCTTCTCCGTCTTCTCCTGGCTCTTCTCCGGCTATCTGCTCGCCGTCACCGTCTCCCTGCCGCTGTACGGAAAGCTCTCCGACACCTTCGGCCGCAAACCCATCCTGCTCGCGGGCATCGTGGTCTTCCTCATCGGCTCACTGCTGTGCGCCGCCGCCTGGAACATGGCCTCCCTCATCGCCTTCCGGATCGTCCAGGGACTGGGCGGCGGGGCACTCCAGGGCACCATCCAGGTCGTCGCCGCCGACCTCTACCCGCTCAAGGAACGCCCCAAGATCCAGGCCAGGCTCTCCTCCGTCTGGGCGCTCTCCTCCGTGGCGGGCCCCGCGATCGGCGGAGTGCTCGCCGGATACGCCGACTGGCGCTGGATCTTCCTCATCAACCTGCCGGTCGGCGCCCTGGCGTTCCTCCTCATCACCCGCCATCTGCACGAACCGCGACGGCACCGGGAGGGCCGCCCCAGGATCGACTGGGCCGGGGCGCTCGGCGTCTTCCTCACCGGCGGACTGCTGCTCACCGCCCTCGTCCAGGGCGGGGTGGCCTGGGACTGGCTGTCCGCCCCCTCCCTCACCATGCTCGGCGGCGCCGCCGTATGCGCCGCGGCCACCGTATGGATCGAACGGCGCGCCGCCGAACCGATCATCCCCGGCTGGGTCTGGCGCCGCCGCACCATCTCGGCGGTCAACCTCGCCTTCGCCGCACTCGGCCTGCTGATGATCGCCCCGACCGTCTTCCTGCCCACCTACGCCCAGTCGGTGCTGGGACTCGGACCGATACCGGCCGGTTTCGTGCTCTCCACGATGACGCTGAGCTGGCCGATCGCGGCCGCGCTCAGCAGCCGCGTCTACAACCGCGTCGGCTTCCGGCGCTGCGCCATCACCGGCATGACGGCCGCCACCGTGATCCTGGCCGCCTTCCCCCTCCTCCCCTACCCCGGCGCCGCCTGGCAGCCCGCGCTGATCATGCTGCTGCTCGGGGGCGCCCTCGGGCTCTTCCAGCTGCCGCTGATCATCGGAGTGCAGTCGTCCGTCGAATGGGCCGAGCGCGGCACCGCCACCGCCTCGATCCTCTTCTGCCGCCAGGTCGGCCAGAGCCTCGGGGCGGCGCTCTTCGGGGCCGTCGCCAACGCGACCCTCGCCTCCCGGCTCACCGAAGCCCCCGACGCCATCCGGCCGGGGCTGCCCGACGACCTGGACTCGGTCTCCCGCGCCCTGGAACACCCCGGCGCCCTCACCGACCAGGCGGCCGGCTATCTGCGGCGGGCCGTGGACACCGCCGTCGACCACGTCTACCTGGGCTCGGCGACCGCCGCGCTGCTGGCGCTGCTGGTCCTGGTGTTCCTCGCCCCGCGCCGCTTCCCGGTCCGCACCGAGGCCGAGGCCGAGACGGAATCCTGA